A section of the Magnetococcales bacterium genome encodes:
- a CDS encoding DUF1016 family protein, protein MTSTTTLSALPDDYAEWLKHLKREIASSQQRAALVVNSELVQLYWRIGREILLRQEAQGWGAKVIDRLARDLKDSFPDMRGWSSSNLKYMRFFAQHCPDGKFGQQPADQLPWFHIVILLTKLDNPMDRAWYAAQAVQHGWSRTTLELNIKNQLRLRHGAAVSNFVARLPAPDSALAHDTLKDPYLFDFLGLGDDAHEREIESGLIRHITRFLLELGAGFAFVGRQFRLEVAGDEFFIDLLFYHTRLKRYVVIELKATAFKPEHAGQLNFYLAAVDAQVKAEDDKPTIGLLLCKQQNRLVAEYALSGIEKPIGVAEYQLLRDLPEMLGRNLPSIAEIEAELAGDVGDLDEKS, encoded by the coding sequence ATGACATCTACCACAACCCTGTCTGCTCTGCCTGATGACTATGCCGAGTGGCTAAAACATCTCAAGAGAGAAATCGCCAGCTCTCAACAACGAGCTGCATTGGTTGTTAATTCCGAGTTGGTGCAACTTTACTGGCGTATCGGACGAGAGATTCTGCTGCGGCAGGAGGCTCAAGGTTGGGGCGCAAAGGTGATTGATCGTCTGGCGCGTGATTTGAAGGACAGCTTTCCGGACATGCGTGGTTGGTCGTCCAGCAACCTCAAATATATGCGATTTTTTGCCCAGCATTGCCCGGATGGAAAATTTGGTCAGCAGCCCGCTGACCAATTGCCTTGGTTTCACATCGTGATATTGCTGACTAAGCTGGACAATCCAATGGATCGCGCTTGGTACGCGGCACAAGCAGTGCAACACGGATGGTCACGCACGACGCTGGAGCTGAACATCAAGAACCAACTACGCCTGAGGCATGGAGCGGCGGTGAGCAATTTTGTGGCGCGTTTGCCAGCGCCCGATTCAGCCTTGGCTCATGACACACTGAAAGACCCATACCTGTTTGACTTCCTTGGCCTGGGTGATGATGCGCACGAACGAGAAATCGAGTCAGGGTTGATCCGCCATATCACCCGTTTCTTGCTGGAACTGGGAGCTGGTTTTGCCTTCGTCGGAAGGCAGTTTCGACTGGAAGTCGCTGGAGACGAATTTTTCATTGACCTGCTCTTCTACCACACGCGATTGAAACGTTACGTGGTCATTGAACTCAAAGCCACCGCTTTCAAACCGGAACATGCAGGGCAGCTCAATTTTTATCTCGCCGCCGTGGATGCTCAGGTCAAGGCCGAGGATGACAAACCTACCATCGGTCTGCTATTGTGCAAACAACAAAACCGGTTGGTGGCGGAATATGCGCTGTCAGGCATTGAGAAGCCCATTGGCGTTGCCGAGTACCAATTGCTGCGTGACTTGCCGGAAATGTTGGGGCGTAACTTGCCGAGCATTGCCGAGATTGAAGCGGAACTGGCGGGGGATGTGGGAGATTTGGATGAAAAGTCATGA